Proteins encoded by one window of Rhea pennata isolate bPtePen1 chromosome 11, bPtePen1.pri, whole genome shotgun sequence:
- the AMER1 gene encoding LOW QUALITY PROTEIN: APC membrane recruitment protein 1 (The sequence of the model RefSeq protein was modified relative to this genomic sequence to represent the inferred CDS: deleted 2 bases in 1 codon): METDCTEESVRTRSQSVICRQRKGSDQQPEENGEGERLSEWSDASVTAVEQQQQPQAPPGKLKKTAFKLFGGKRSICTLPSFFGGRNKSQGKGAPKKGLSKSKTHDGISGAAYEESSRVQLESPLNGSRDSHPCPLPSSQSVHLAIDTTVKFDFSRQDSSPSGSVEGSEKKTNGDKSLSFPRPKKGLKGLLNSIRRHRKSKTAECEKAELPGWSGDAEEANKTQGMGAETQQAPEGGGPRPIPLACPENSEDSCSVGTTTNLGETAEPDWLMADKDSSEGDAAVMSVNKDLLDAKSEADAVVCTESDCSHLPVALHPDFADNDPPSLHSGDQLSLIFGDVTSLKSFDSLTGCGDIIAEPDILSIAESTISVERSRDAAKRSSCLVTYQGGGEEMAMPEEAEEYLQQMWDSTTEGDGSYEAQLPPAVSSHEPPVVSSKLETHSLHKVEAHPFAAGGMDDVELLTPQSDQQESAPNSDEGYYDSTTPGPEDEAGDGLGEIKKDRLPRDSYSGDALYEFYEPDDTLMSPSQGEESLFESKVSHPEIFSYFLDFCIPAEKSLIQMMGQKSGVMETEEERLAAIQKELLYWELQREPALKRLDVPSKEKCPREKQNVECKTRAANLIGKSQSCLGSEQIASQAPNRSMNSGVSVARIENPEWRDFPGTLCADNCYNSQKAQGSCLIQLMKNNTAFDSGLDHTVFGGSPHSGLAPTKMGTYPSYRNHEHDSCLQSEHHNRVETAAREAQAESECEPEHAVNFSQALVEFTSSGTLFSSLSESLGSSDSGSSFTQNLPVLPTMVTFDIVDVEQEGEGECEQQLEMNADEDIAASFDAFDDSYIQKESFAECDERMFPGYPHSSFQSCNWGVASLPRHLRLHGLSPSMPAPLSVNRRSRSLDTESLEFELADLQVSKNGLKPCQLWSKWDSGKKDSDEVRKSRSKGDAELSTPEGGEVDGVLSWPGLQHLQYNTDLASERMKHWGFAPAARAAVMESTWEPPEQPDIDSSFLSHSRSNARETLDWRPQETEPSKHLVRPSNLPLQADTRQSQEVSGSYRYHGEVMAKKLARVLPLGETESDSPQSFSFSQSPEKPAKCKPVGVTQGMPQFHDDNTETLKSPACFAELYGSGSRELLKGRAAQGNVLPVSCQSTTVNCRPPLSNTIRSAECGNSPSVQSHCC, encoded by the exons ATGGAAACGGACTGCACAGAGGAGTCTGTCAGGACCAGGTCTCAGTCTGTGATTTGCAGGCAACGCAAGGGAAGTGACCAACAGCCAGAGGAAAACGGAGAAGGAGAACGGCTGTCTGAATGGAGCGATGCCTCTGTCACAGCtgtggaacagcagcagcagcctcaggCCCCCCCTGGCAAGCTGAAGAAAACTGCCTTCAAGCTGTTTGGAGGGAAGAGGAGTATATGTACACTGCCAAGTTTTTTTGGAGGCAGAAACAAAAGCCAAGGGAAAGGAGCCCCCAAAAAGGGTCTCAGTAAAAGTAAGACCCATGATGGGATCAGTGGTGCTGCTTatgaggagagcagcagggtgcAGTTGGAAAGCCCTTTGAATGGAAGCAGGGATTCACATCCTTGTCCACTGCCAAGCTCTCAAAGCGTTCACTTGGCCATAGATACCACTGTCAAGTTTGATTTCAGTAGGCAGGACAGCTCTCCATCAGGGAGTGTTGAGGGCAGTGAGAAAAAAACCAATGGGGACAAGTCATTGTCCTTTCCCAGGCCGAAAAAAGGCCTGAAGGGACTTTTGAACAGCATCCGGCGTCACCGTAAGAGCAAAACTGCTGAATGTGAGAAAGCGGAGCTCCCTGGGTGGAGTGGGGATGCAGAAGAGGCCAACAAAACTCAAGGTATGGGAGCTGAAACCCAACAAGCTCCAGAGGGAGGAGGACCCAGACCTATCCCTCTTGCCTGCCCAGAGAACTCTGAGGACAGCTGCTCTGTAGGCACAACAACCAACCTTGGAGAGACTGCTGAGCCAGACTGGCTCATGGCTGATAAAGATAGCTCTGAGGGGGATGCAGCAGTGATGTCTGTGAACAAGGATCTTCTAGATGCAAAATCAGAGGCTGATGCTGTTGTCTGCACAGAGTCTGATTGTAGCCACCTCCCTGTGGCCCTTCATCCAGACTTCGCAGACAACGACCCTCCTTCATTACACTCTGGGGACCAGCTAAGCCTCATTTTTGGAGATGTCACATCCCTTAAGAGTTTTGATTCTCTCACGGGTTGTGGGGACATCATTGCTGAGCCTGACATTCTCAGCATTGCTGAGAGCACGATCTCTGTGGAGCGTAGCAGAGATGCTGCTAAACGGAGCTCCTGCCTCGTCACATACCagggaggtggggaggagaTGGCCATGcctgaggaggcagaggagtACCTTCAGCAGATGTGGGACAGCACCACTGAAGGGGACGGGAGCTATGAAGCCCAGTTGCCTCCAGCTGTGAGCAGTCATGAACCTCCAGTGGTGAGTAGCAAGTTAGAGACACATAGCTTGCACAAGGTGGAAGCCCACCCTTTTGCTGCGGGGGGGATGGATGACGTTGAACTCCTGACACCCCAGAGCGACCAGCAGGAGTCTGCACCCAACAGCGATGAGGGTTATTATGACTCCACCACGCCAGGGCCAGAGGATGAAGCTGGGGATGGGCTTGGTGAGATCAAGAAGGATCGTCTTCCCAGAGATAGTTACAGTGGCGATGCACTTTATGAGTTTTATGAGCCTGATGACACACTGATGAGTCCTTCTCAGGGGGAAGAATCCCTTTTTGAGAGCAAAGTGTCTCATCCGGAGATCTTCAGCTACTTCTTAGACTTCTGTATCCCTGCTGAGAAGAGCCTGATCCAGATGATGGGTCAAAAAAGTGGGGTTATGGAAACTGAAGAAGAGCGGCtagctgccattcagaaagagCTGCTGTACTGGGAGCTCCAAAGGGAACCAGCCTTGAAGCGACTTGATGTTCCTAGCAAAGAGAAGTGTCCCAGGGAAAAGCAGAATGTTGAATGTAAAACTAGAGCAGCCAACTTGATTGGCAAAAGTCAGAGTTGCCTTGGTAGTGAGCAGATTGCCTCTCAAGCTCCAAACAGAAGTATGAATAGTGGGGTTTCAGTGGCTAGAATTGAAAATCCAGAGTGGAGGGATTTTCCAGGGACTTTGTGTGCAGATAACTGTTACAACAGCCAAAAAGCCCAAGGAAGTTGCCTTATTCAGCTGATGAAAAACAACACTGCGTTTGATTCTGGCCTGGATCATACAGTGTTTGGGGGTTCTCCCCACAGTGGGTTAGCCCCAACCAAAATGGGAACGTACCCCAGCTACAGAAACCATGAGCACGATAGCTGTTTGCAGAGTGAACACCACAACAGAGTGGAAACAGCCGCCAGGGAAGCCCAGGCGGAAAGCGAATGTGAACCCGAACATGCTGTTAACTTCTCACAAGCTCTAGTGGAGTTCACCAGCAGCGGGACCCTCTTTTCTAGCCTTTCTGAAAGCCTTGGTAGTTCTGACTCTGGCTCTTCCTTCACTCAGAACCTCCCTGTCCTCCCGACCATGGTCACATTTGACATTGTTGATGTGGAGCAAGAAGGAGAAGGGGAGTGTGAGCAGCAGCTTGAGATGAATGCTGACGAGGACATTGCCGCATCCTTTGATGCCTTTGATGACAGCTACATACAGAAAGAGTCATTTGCTGAATGTGACGAGAGAATGTTCCCAGGGTACCCCCACAGCTCCTTCCAGAGTTGTAACTGGGGTGTTGCCAGCCTTCCCCGCCACCTGCGTCTCCATGGACTGAGCCCTTCCATGCCAGCACCACTCTCTGTTAACAGGAGGAGCAGGTCACTCGACACAGAGAGCCTGGAGTTTGAACTTGCCGACTTGCAGGTTTCCAAGAATGGCCTTAAGCCGTGCCAGCTTTGGTCTAAATGGGACAGTGGCAAAAAGGACTCTGATGAagtgagaaagagcaggagTAAAGGGGATGCTGAGCTGTCTACTCCTGAAGGTGGAGAGGTTGATGGCGTGTTGAGCTGGCCGGGCTTGCAGCATCTCCAGTACAACACTGACCTGGCTTCTGAGAGGATGAAACACTGGGGTTTTGCTCcagctgccagagctgctgtgatGGAGAGCACCTGGGAGCCACCTGAGCAGCCAGACATAGAttcctcttttctgtctcattcCCGGAGCAATGCTAGAGAAACTTTGGACTGGAGGCCCCAAGAGACAGAGCCTAGCAAGCACCTGGTCAGACCATCCAATTTACCTCTGCAGGCTGACACAAGACAGTCCCAGGAGGTGTCTGGTTCCTATAGGTATCATGGAGAAGTCATGGCCAAAAAGCTTGCTCGTGTGTTACCGCTGGGAGAAACGGAGTCTGATTCACCGCAGAGCTTTAGTTTTTCTCAGTCCCCTGAGAAACCAGCCAAGTGCAAACCTGTTGGTGTCACACAGGGAATGCCCCAGTTTCACGATGACAACACTGAAACCTTAAAAAGCCCAGcctgctttgcagagctgtaCGGAAGCggcagcagagagctgctgaaagGGAGGGCTGCACAGGGCAACGTGCTGCCCGTGAGCTGTCAAAGCACTACAGTGAAT tgcagaCCACCACTCTCT AACACAATACGCAGTGCAGAATGTGGTAACAGCCCCAGTGTTCAGTCCCATTGCTGCTAG